In the genome of Macellibacteroides fermentans, one region contains:
- a CDS encoding C10 family peptidase, whose protein sequence is MKNLLLLLTMLFLISCTENEDLFNKQNRVSTSEYFDKRLISRSTSNISKNDAENIANIFFSPSITKAQPSNISIKEVICIKDKEDEPAFYILNYLSNNGFIIVSATKNYPPILAYSSSDNISLKTNTAARLMIDEYIGNIESINSGTIDSLRNKYAIEWSIFEEKDPITKSATQLALSVNYNKDEEKIKWQQQGYECHDISAINYFLTPEEAQKFIQDICSHSDPNVNCMDASILLIKRSNSKYGPLINTNWNQSALPFNIDASNGHAGCGPIAAAQIMKFHQWPNTYNWTQIGLNPSSDNSSAQKMITDVRNACDAKYNDEGTSTTISNVSSALDKNFNYSTSIYNYYGFSERLKTAREIQANRPVFMRGTNISSNEGHAWVCEGYEENITLYAAVYISNEFGLGEYEYYSGVRKTNSEYFYMNWGWGAGAGNGWFYSDMVSPNSYNFSKDRKVLTINPRK, encoded by the coding sequence ATGAAAAACCTCCTTTTACTATTAACCATGTTATTCTTAATTTCATGTACTGAGAATGAAGATTTATTTAATAAACAAAATAGAGTTTCTACGTCAGAATATTTCGACAAAAGACTAATAAGCAGAAGTACATCAAACATATCAAAGAATGATGCAGAAAATATTGCAAACATTTTTTTTTCTCCATCTATCACTAAGGCTCAACCATCAAATATTTCTATAAAAGAAGTTATTTGTATTAAGGATAAGGAAGATGAACCTGCTTTTTATATTTTAAACTATTTATCAAACAATGGATTTATAATTGTAAGTGCTACAAAAAACTATCCACCCATTTTAGCATACTCAAGCTCAGATAATATAAGTCTAAAAACAAATACTGCTGCAAGATTAATGATTGATGAGTATATAGGAAATATAGAAAGTATAAACTCAGGAACAATTGATAGTTTGAGAAATAAATATGCTATTGAGTGGTCTATATTTGAAGAAAAAGACCCCATTACAAAATCGGCAACACAATTAGCTCTTTCAGTAAATTACAATAAAGATGAGGAAAAAATAAAATGGCAACAACAAGGCTACGAATGCCATGACATATCTGCTATAAATTATTTTCTTACTCCAGAGGAAGCTCAAAAATTTATTCAAGATATTTGTTCTCATTCAGATCCCAATGTAAATTGTATGGATGCCTCCATTCTTCTTATAAAAAGATCAAATAGCAAATACGGACCTCTAATAAATACAAACTGGAATCAATCAGCACTACCCTTTAATATTGATGCATCAAACGGACATGCAGGTTGTGGCCCGATTGCGGCAGCACAAATTATGAAATTTCATCAATGGCCAAATACTTACAATTGGACTCAAATAGGCCTTAATCCATCTTCAGATAACTCATCAGCACAAAAAATGATTACTGATGTAAGAAATGCTTGCGATGCAAAATATAACGATGAAGGAACATCTACAACAATAAGTAATGTAAGTAGTGCTCTTGATAAAAATTTCAATTATTCAACTAGTATATACAACTACTATGGATTTTCAGAACGATTAAAGACTGCGAGAGAAATCCAAGCAAATAGACCTGTATTTATGAGAGGTACAAATATTTCTTCAAATGAAGGGCATGCTTGGGTGTGTGAAGGTTATGAAGAGAATATAACACTTTATGCCGCTGTTTATATATCAAATGAATTTGGCTTGGGAGAATATGAATATTATTCTGGCGTAAGAAAAACAAATAGTGAATATTTCTACATGAATTGGGGATGGGGAGCTGGTGCAGGGAATGGTTGGTTCTACTCAGATATGGTTTCTCCCAATAGTTACAACTTCAGTAAAGACAGAAAAGTATTAACAATTAACCCACGTAAATAA